In one Bacillota bacterium genomic region, the following are encoded:
- a CDS encoding TIR domain-containing protein, protein MMAVGQLRHKVFISYHHDDQQEVDEFIKTFDEERRVFIARAVGAMAQDIIDSDDPDYVMRRIRELYLKDSTVTVVLIGKCTWARRYVDWEIQASLRHGETVTPNGLLGIVLPSAAQHPRAPERLAMNLKTGEGSPGYARWYWYPKDSDSLAAWIEDAFQARTNKDRVALIVNPRERFRYNRSCP, encoded by the coding sequence ATGATGGCTGTGGGGCAACTGAGGCACAAGGTATTCATATCCTACCATCACGACGACCAACAGGAGGTGGATGAGTTCATTAAGACGTTCGACGAGGAGCGGAGGGTCTTCATTGCCCGGGCAGTTGGAGCAATGGCCCAAGACATTATCGATAGCGATGATCCGGATTACGTCATGCGACGTATCCGTGAGCTGTACCTGAAGGATTCCACCGTGACCGTGGTGTTAATCGGTAAGTGCACGTGGGCACGCCGGTACGTGGACTGGGAGATTCAAGCGTCCTTACGGCACGGAGAGACCGTGACTCCGAACGGGCTGTTGGGTATAGTGCTTCCCTCCGCCGCCCAGCATCCAAGGGCTCCTGAACGCCTCGCAATGAACCTAAAGACTGGGGAGGGAAGCCCAGGGTATGCACGCTGGTACTGGTACCCGAAGGACAGCGATTCTCTCGCCGCTTGGATAGAGGACGCCTTTCAGGCACGTACGAACAAGGACAGGGTGGCCCTTATCGTGAACCCACGCGAAAGGTTCAGGTACAACAGGAGCTGTCCATGA
- a CDS encoding helix-turn-helix domain-containing protein codes for MHCEQGFLTPKQVAELLQISHQEVLNLIHTGKLPAVKVSERIYRVRREDLEAYIAERTLGRKGQGPPATGGCG; via the coding sequence ATGCACTGCGAGCAGGGGTTCCTCACCCCGAAGCAGGTGGCCGAGTTGCTTCAAATCAGCCACCAGGAGGTCTTGAACTTGATCCACACGGGCAAGCTGCCCGCCGTCAAGGTTTCGGAGCGCATCTACCGGGTGCGGCGGGAGGACCTTGAAGCGTACATAGCAGAACGGACCCTCGGCAGGAAGGGCCAGGGACCCCCGGCGACGGGCGGGTGCGGTTGA